A genomic stretch from Aedes albopictus strain Foshan chromosome 2, AalbF5, whole genome shotgun sequence includes:
- the LOC109404309 gene encoding larval cuticle protein A2B: MYKIVAVLACLAVAAMALPYNHPAQESKEEHHPAQYKFEYGVKDDHTGDHKTQWEQREGKHVKGQYTLEDADGGHRLVEYESDAHGGINFHVSKIGGSGGGGGHGPAPPAAPVKKPANFKKAHY; encoded by the exons ATGTACAAG ATCGTTGCAGTTCTGGCCTGCTTGGCTGTTGCAGCCATGGCTCTGCCGTACAACCATCCGGCTCAGGAATCTAAGGAGGAACACCATCCCGCGCAGTACAAGTTCGAATACGGAGTTAAGGATGACCACACCGGAGATCACAAGACCCAGTGGGAACAGCGGGAAGGAAAGCACGTGAAGGGCCAATACACCCTGGAAGATGCTGACGGTGGCCATCGCCTGGTAGAGTACGAATCTGATGCCCACGGAGGAATCAACTTCCATGTGTCGAAGATTGGCGGAAGTGGTGGAGGTGGTGGACACGGCCCTGCCCCACCAGCGGCTCCCGTCAAGAAACCTGCCAACTTCAAGAAAGCCCACTATTGA
- the LOC109404333 gene encoding S-phase kinase-associated protein 1-like, translated as MPSRTIAKIKLQSDDRQIFDVSQQTYKFFNTIMSMVEGPFRTTKIELVIPVPDVNASCLEKVLEWAEYHMDDDPLEENDGCIPDIGEWDRKLLQVERNVLMELILASDYLGNQRLLDITSRAVIDLIKNEPARNVEDSSTLDGEQQQKDYVVEYETDSESNDDDK; from the coding sequence ATGCCCTCAAGGACGATAGCTAAAATCAAGCTGCAGTCGGATGATAGACAAATATTTGACGTCTCCCAGCAAACCTACAAGTTCTTTAACACCATTATGTCGATGGTTGAGGGTCCTTTTAGGACCACAAAGATTGAACTAGTCATTCCGGTACCGGACGTGAACGCCAGCTGCCTAGAAAAAGTGTTGGAATGGGCAGAATACCATATGGACGATGATCCGCTAGAAGAGAACGACGGCTGCATACCGGATATTGGTGAATGGGATCGAAAGCTACTTCAAGTCGAGAGGAATGTTCTCATGGAGCTAATTCTAGCATCTGACTATCTTGGCAACCAGAGATTGTTAGATATTACAAGCAGAGCAGTCATCGATTTAATAAAAAACGAACCAGCGCGGAACGTTGAAGATAGTTCGACGCTGGATGGTGAGCAACAACAAAAAGATTATGTCGTAGAGTATGAGACTGATTCAGAATCTAATGATGATGATAAATAA